TGGTATGTGCCGCTGGGATGTCAACGTCATTATTAGTCTCAAAGATGCAAAAGGCTGCGGAAGCAGAAGGCATTGATGCAGATATTTTTGCAACCGCTGCCAGTGATGCTGATGCGAAGTTAGCTGAAAAGAATCCTGACATTTTAATGCTTGGACCACAAGTTCGTTATATGTTAAGTGATTTCCAAAAGCGCGTTGATATTCCAGTTGAAGTTATCAACATGCAAGACTACGGCATGATGAACGGCGAAAAAGTTTTAAAGGAAGCCGAAGCATCAATTGCAAAAGCAAACTAATCATTAAATTGTAAGTGCTACCAGCCCACGGTAGATCAATCGCGGCCGGTGGCATTTTGATTGTGATGCA
This Lactiplantibacillus plantarum DNA region includes the following protein-coding sequences:
- a CDS encoding PTS sugar transporter subunit IIB, which encodes MAERTIMLVCAAGMSTSLLVSKMQKAAEAEGIDADIFATAASDADAKLAEKNPDILMLGPQVRYMLSDFQKRVDIPVEVINMQDYGMMNGEKVLKEAEASIAKAN